The Psychrilyobacter piezotolerans genome contains the following window.
CTGTTAAATGCTGTTGATAAGGCATCAGCAAAATTAAAGATAAAAATATGTCCATTTATAGGTTTTGATTTAAGAAAACTAAGATATGCCGACGGGCTGCAGCAGATACAAAATTTATGGAAAACTTATGGATCTTCTCCCCAAAATACCACTATAAAAGAAATTAAAAACGGAAGTATCCTGGGGATAAAACTGTATCCTCCAATGGGATTCAACCCTTATCCTGCAAATAAGGAAAGATATTTAGAATTTTACAGGTGGTGTATTGAAAAAGATATCCCCATTACTGTTCATTGCCAGGAAGGAAGTTATGGGGGAGGCAGCACAAAAAAAGAGATTAAAAATTTTACAAACCCTTTAAATTGGCTGAAACTTTTCAGCGACAATCCTGACCTTAAAAATTTAAAAATAAATTTTGCACATTTTGGAGGAGAGGACGGCGTAGAGGATATGCTGGACCCTTTAAAATTTTGGGTTGGAGGCATAGATAAAAATTCATGGACCTACACCATAATAAAACTACTTCAAAAATACCCGAACACATACTCCGATATATCAGGATATAATTATGGGAAGGACAAACTAAATGATTTTTCCAGCAACCTTAGAAAAGTTATTGAATTTGATTATAAAGGGCAGTTTACAGAGGGAGAATTCAGACTCAAAGATAAACTTCTATGGGGTTCCGATGTACCTATGGTTTTATCCGAGGACTCCTATGAGGGACATTATAAAAATTATTTTAACCAATTTGATAAGGTGGTTAAATCGGCAAGTATCAGTAATCTTCATAAAAAAGAATTTTTAGAAAATCTCGTTATGAACAATCCCAAGGAGTTT
Protein-coding sequences here:
- a CDS encoding amidohydrolase family protein, translating into MKEFIDSHCHIFNIVDIPLYETIQGKVNFNTFSKLFFVPLAGGLYAANKIKEIEKKKDFIKFFERSLEESIFKFEKHLLDLTGGNTDILITPLIMDFDYVKEDGDNFSNLKAQTERLLNAVDKASAKLKIKICPFIGFDLRKLRYADGLQQIQNLWKTYGSSPQNTTIKEIKNGSILGIKLYPPMGFNPYPANKERYLEFYRWCIEKDIPITVHCQEGSYGGGSTKKEIKNFTNPLNWLKLFSDNPDLKNLKINFAHFGGEDGVEDMLDPLKFWVGGIDKNSWTYTIIKLLQKYPNTYSDISGYNYGKDKLNDFSSNLRKVIEFDYKGQFTEGEFRLKDKLLWGSDVPMVLSEDSYEGHYKNYFNQFDKVVKSASISNLHKKEFLENLVMNNPKEFLNLK